Genomic segment of Apium graveolens cultivar Ventura chromosome 7, ASM990537v1, whole genome shotgun sequence:
ACAGATACTTGGACTTCAGAAACAATCATATGCACACAGGTGTGTGCTATGATGTTATATCTTTACATGTATACTTAGAATGTTGTTGTGAATGATGCCCCTTTTGTCCTTCATCCCTATATGCTTTGATGCTACCCGAACTTCTGAGTTCAGAAGTTTTTTGTTGCCTTGGCCCTTCCTTTAAAAAACCCCTGAAAATCAACTGTTCGACGAATTTGCAAATAGCCTTTTCAGCCCCAGAATCGACGTTGAGTTATTCTATATGTTAAGGCTTAAGCAATTATGTACACTAGTTACTTCATCAGGTTGAAATTTTTTGATGAGGAAAACAGTGAACTACTTAATGCGGGGATATTGAGTCTTTGTTCTGCGTTTATGTTGAGATGAACTTTTCACTTCTCTTTGTATCAGTAGGGAGATATCAGATATGCTATAGCATTCTTTACCACCTGCAATGTGCTTGATATTAATCACACAAATCTCTCCTTTGTGGTAGTTAAATACTCGGCCTGCTCTGGTTAGTATCGTTAGGCAATTTTCTGACATGGATTTGATCTCCTGAATCCTGATCTCACCTCTCAAGTCTAttgtaattataaactatttatAAAGAAACTGTGAATTCGAATACTTGTATAGTAGAGTAGGGATAGTGTAACATTGCATCTAAAGGTCAATTTTTATTTCCAGTTGTAAACAAGGGCCGTGCCTTTCCTTTTAAACTTCTGTTTGTAGTGTGATTTCACTTCTGTGTATAAATTCATAACTGGTTTTTAAGCAGCTAGAGGATGTCAGCATCAGATAATATTGTTATTCCCATACAAGATGATTCTCATGATTTCTCTACCCCTTTCTCACCGTTACCATCACAAAATCCATCTCCTCTGTCAACTGATGCAATAATACAGCACGACGACAATGCACAAGTGAGCTTCTATCTTACTTTCTTCCATATCTTTGTTATTGATCTATTCACGTTGCAAATTATATTTGTTCTACTGTCACGTTGTATTTAAGTGAACGTTTCTTTCTGCAGGAAATTAAAGCGGAGGGTTCCTGGTTATGGGAGCATATATCGTACCTTATATATCTGGCTGTTTTTGGAATTTTCGGGGTAATATACAAAACTTGTGTCTTTCTTTGAGGATTATAAAGACAAGGAGTCCAGTCTATTGTGTCAGACcttttaatttggatttttaacTGGTGATTACTGTAATAATGCATAATCTCAACCTAGTTTATGTGTTGGCGACTGAAAATCTGAACACTGTTCTTTTTGTCCCACCTAAGGTCTTTATTGCAAATACTGGATGTGAACTTTTCTTGTGAAATTTAGGAAATTTAGACGTATCATGTTCATGTCTATGATGCCTGAAACATGATTCTGATGCCCGAGTCTTGCATAAAGTAGCACCATCTTTCATCAATGCAGTTTGTAATAACCTGATATTCTTATGTATTATTTATAGGTTATAACTAGGTATGGACTGCAGAAACTGTTTGGTCCCGATGGACTTGGTGTCACCGGCAACATTTTGTACCTTGACCTTCCATCTAATatggtctctctctctctctctctctctctctctctctctctctctctctctctctctctctctccctccctccctctctccccctctctctctcacacacacgcacacacaacAATGCACAAACATTAGAACATTTCAAACCTATAAGGGAATAAGCTTAGGTTGAAATTTTTTCCATTTAAAACTTAGACCACCTCTGTTTTCCCTCTAAATCGCAAAATGTTAGTGTTGTTAGAAATTcagtattattttaaattttttatctGATATATATTGGTGCATTTGTAAAGGTTGGTTCCTTCTTGATGGGTTGGTTTGGCGTTGTTTTCAAAGCTCAAATATCCTGCATGTCTGATCACTTAGCTGTCGGATTGTCCACTGGTTACTTGGGAAGTCTAACAACATTCAGCGGTTGGAATCAGAAAATGCTTGAACTCTGTGCTGAAGGGGAATGGGCATCCGCAGCACTTGGTTACTTTGTAGGTAAATTAACATTTTTTTCATGATATTGGAAAAATGAGCCGGCTTACAAAGATCAAGGGCGCCTACTCGGGCTGAGTTCTAATTTTAAGTAAAATACAATGCCAATCCTGACTTGTAAAATTGCAGGACTACTGCTTGTTGCCTATTGCATCATTCTGGGGATAGAAACTGCCGAGGATATCAAATGGATTTTGAGAAAGTTAAGCACAAGTTCCCAGTCAGGTCAGTTTAGGTCTAGACCAAACTCGAAGGTTGGTAGCTTCAAGATTCACATGGTGGTTACACTAGTGCTGTTAGTACTTCTGGTTCTGTTTTATTGTTTGAGTGGATCTTTAGAGAAGAACAAGTTCAACAAAGGAGGCTCTGAAGCTCAGCTGTTGTTGGCTTGTATGGTTGCGCCTCTCGGTGTGTGGATGAGGTGGTTCTTAGCAAAAAAGCTCAATGGGCGGGGACTGGGGAAAAATGGCGTCTTGAAATGGCTTCCATTCGGTACTTTGATAGCAAATGTCTCTGCAGCTAGTATCATGGCCACTTTTGCAGTACTTAAGAAAGCGGTAAGACTTTAATTGCCCTTTATCGCAAATCTTTCATACACCACAACTTCTTAACACTGTGCACACATTACATGAACGATCTCATGTTTTCTGCATTTCAGTATGAGCAAGTTTTATGtttgcccgcaagggttggctcagtcGGTTAAAGAGGGAAAAAATTATCCTCTTGATCGCATATTCGAA
This window contains:
- the LOC141672914 gene encoding fluoride export protein 1-like — its product is MSASDNIVIPIQDDSHDFSTPFSPLPSQNPSPLSTDAIIQHDDNAQEIKAEGSWLWEHISYLIYLAVFGIFGVITRYGLQKLFGPDGLGVTGNILYLDLPSNMVGSFLMGWFGVVFKAQISCMSDHLAVGLSTGYLGSLTTFSGWNQKMLELCAEGEWASAALGYFVGLLLVAYCIILGIETAEDIKWILRKLSTSSQSGQFRSRPNSKVGSFKIHMVVTLVLLVLLVLFYCLSGSLEKNKFNKGGSEAQLLLACMVAPLGVWMRWFLAKKLNGRGLGKNGVLKWLPFGTLIANVSAASIMATFAVLKKAVNTQNFDTIASGIQFGLMGCLSTVSTFIAEFHNMKENNQRWRANAYAMVTILASFIMGTLIYSVPFWINSYN